In the genome of Microplitis demolitor isolate Queensland-Clemson2020A chromosome 5, iyMicDemo2.1a, whole genome shotgun sequence, the window tatatatggatatatataactatatataggtatatataacTAGGAATGGTTGCCAGGCAGAAATTTTCAACATTACAATCTGGGCATGATAAAACAACTCTAACAGATTTCAAATAGATTCTAGTAGAACTCAAGTTTGACGGATATGTGTTAGAATGATTCCTCTTCATACATGAGAATTATTATATGGATAATGATAAGAGAAGTCTATGTAGGATTCCATGTTGCTAGAATCTTACACATTTCTTTTTGATGAACTACTTATAGGGGTAGCAATGTCAAATACAACAGAAAATCAGAAATtctactttttaaaaactattttttatttatttctcttattGTATTACATGAATATAGTATTGTAATCGTACATTAGTTTACTTATCAACTAGGAAACATTACACTGATTTTTACGAATGATTCTTATTACTATGTTATTAAGACTATTTTACGTCGATTTAAACTTCTGCTGGTGGTTTCTCAGCCGAAGAGTTTTCAGGTTTTCCAAACACCAAATCAAGAGTTTCTTGATCGATTATTCCGTTAAACTTCTGTGCTTGCGTTTCAGTTTCTAAGGGTTTATTTTCAGCCGGAGAGTTTTCAGGTTTTCCAAACACCAAATCAAGAGTTTCTTGATCGATTATTCCGTTAAGGATAGCTGACTTCAAATTTCATCATCCTTATTGACTCATTTGGATGATGTCGGTATTTGTTGAGCTGCAATATGTTAAGTGAAACTAGCAAAAGGAAATATGTTTCTTTTAGtattacttttcattttagGTCGGTTGTTGAAACATAGTTGGATTTTGAAGATGTGAAATATGGCGTTACGTAAATAATGCTTCGTAAAAACCTATCAGCTCGATGAGGGGTAGAATCGAATAGAGTGCGGGTTGCGTTTGCATTGGGGTTATGTAGAATAAGTCAAAAAACATGTTTTGTAAGCAATATCTTTATTTAACCATAACTTATAGATAATGTTAGTAATAGGCATTTCTTAGAGTTACACTCTACAAAGTaagcaatttatatttaaaaaatttctacaacaTAAGATACAGATTACATATTGGTTAATGTGAAAAAGCTCTTGGGAATTATGCCTAAGTTTCCATGAGTGGAGTCTTGAAGAGTTTTagaaaaacaataatgaaagtaCTAAATGATTACGGATCACTCGTAAGAACTATTATTTCTAGAGCCGACTGCGTTGAATGTAACTGCTCTTTCGGATTGACCAGGCTTACGCATGGTACGAAAAACGAAGTATATAATCGTTCCAACCATTACAATCCCGAAGGTTAAGATTAGTATAATCCAATACGGAAAGGCAGGTTTCTTGATATCAATTGCCGAGGAAGTAGTTGCATTTACTTCTTTAGGTTGAATAGTAGATGTTGCGTTTAGTTCTGCGGTCGATGCATTGTTGGGGACATAAACTTTTTCAGTTGTGCTGACAACTGCGTCTTTACGGTGGATAGTAGTATTTAAGTTAGAATTCGTGCTTGTATTGAATTTGGATTGATCAGTAATATTTTCATCTTTTGTTGATGCTATTGTTTTTATTCTGGCAGAagtttcattatttctttCCGGCTGTGTAGTAGTACTGTTCAATTCTTTTCTTGTGATCGTTGAGTTTTTAGCACTAGTGATATTTGCAGTATCCGTTAAAGGAATCTAAGAAAGAGAAGACCTATatcataaaattgtaataaatatatagtaaacTCTGCAATAAAAGTCCTTGGTCCTTAATGTAATTGGTTTATGccattattttcgaaattgtTCTTTGTATAGTTGattagtgaataaaaatcaaaataaagtcTTTCCAATTTCACAAAACTGACCTCAATCAGTGTCTGTCTGTTCGAATATTATAGAATCAACACAATAAAACATACACACAAATAAACTACGGACGCTTAGACAAAATCCTGAAAACAAGCAATTAtctataacattaaaatgttatCACTTCATCATAAGCCGGTTGTCGAAAATCGGACAGGGACAATAACCTctagttatttaaatcttcAACACTTgcattaaaaagtttaaaataatatgtttttaCCTTATGATCAGTTCCTGAATCCTCCCCGTCACGTGTAGAGTTAATTGGCTGGGCTTTGGTACcttaaaaaataaccaaaattatgttaaattactatttatgcGATTGCAATTCAATTTGAAGTATTAAGAATTTGGTTTgtgattcatatatgattttgtTGCTAACATCTATATTTTAGGTGGTAAACTAAGCAACGAATTATCACACGAGAAATCAATGGTCAGAATCAGAATTATTACTTACATGAGAAGCCAATGGCCAGGATGAgaattattaaagtaatttgcGACATTTTTACAGAGGTGGTACAGACACTACTGTAATTATGGTGGTGGTATGAACACTAATGTAATTCAGGCAGTTCGACAGGGCTTTATATAGGCTCCACCAAACAGGAATTAAATCTAAATTGGAATTCCTTTCCCCCTCCCATTGTTCTATCCACGAACATGCAAAACAATGTGCTATCAGTTcgaatttcaatataaaattattatttatggtataataagtaaaattccCATTGCGGTTATCCTGTTTCAAATGTATCTGATAGGAGTCGTAGGTTGCAGGGGAGGTTAGGGCAGAGTGGGCCACttaaggaaaataattattatatcgtATATACGTCGAAATATATGTCTACATACATGCCGACACATAAGTACGCATCTATTTCTGCATAGATTTGTACTTATATGGATGcatatatatcttttatattcttatataaatgTCTAAAGATATGAATGCATATACGTaggtatatattttacaattgtcaaaatatatatttttttatataacttaaaaaaatattttggcgcgaaaaaagAAGTTTCAATGAAGTGAAAATAAGTATCAAGGGtctaaaaataagtaaacgcgatgaaaaaattaacgatataataattattttccttaaGGGGCCCACTCTGCCCTAACCTCCCCTGCTACCTACGACTACTTTTAGATACATTCAATACAGGATAACCGCAACGGGAAAATATAtgcaaacatatatgtattatatatgtcacatatataaaaatatatttctcgATCTATGTCGGCATAAAtgtctacatatatttttactatatgGCCACATATATGTCGAACAAGGTACTTGCTTACTACAGCATTGGACCAGGTTCGATTTCGGCATGCaccaatgaattttattttcacaatacTATTTATGTGCATTACATTGGCAACCCCCTGGTGGTGGAATACCGACGATTTTTCGAGCGAGTGGAAGTGGCCTCGACTTCATTACAAAATGATGGCGGAACACAAAAACTCGATCGAATCTGCAGGACTCTGCTGCCTCTACTGACAGCGGTAGTGTCCCGCGACGTGTTTCCTTAGACTCGGGGCGGGGAATCACCGAAATAAAAACTACGTCTCATCCACCTATCAACTCACAAACAATAGTATCTACAATAGTTAAAGTATATATAGTTGTCGGAAGGACAGTGCGCTTGCTAAGTTTATTGTTAGGTGGACTGGCAAAAATGCAAGGCCTAATAACGATGATCACCAGGACCGCGATCCTCTCCgacaactataaaaaattgtccTCAATGTGACATATATGTTGCATATAattttcacatatatatttttccatgcGGGCTACTCTGTAGTTCAAAATACTTTAGATATCATTGTACTTATTTATTGCTCATATCTGGATAATCTGATCAggatttttgttcattattcAGAAAGCTATTAGAATAACGCATAAATAAGTAAGCAATACTAGCTTAATCATATTACTAGACCCAATGAAATCACAACTTTAAATCGTTTGAAACGTTAATCTACTCATTCAAATATAACTAAAGACGTCTATTAGCACTCGGCTTTAATCCATAGGCACCAGTGTAAATAAGAGTTGATATTTAAGTagaatataaatgataaaagataattaaCGCAATTAATGAAGTCGTTTATAATGATGCGCATCAAGAAAAAACAACgaatacaaaagaaaaaagttgtttcAATCAGTATTGCGGCTAAAGTTAGACTTTAAGAATCACTTGAAAAAACCCTCAAGTCGGAATCaaataaaacatcaatttGAAATTCTGAAATGCATTTCGAGCTATAAATGCTACTAGTATAGTCTATTTACGTGGAATGTAgatatctttgaaaaaaaatgcgcattccTTCTAAATCATTTACTAGGCCTGGAAACAGTCAATACTATCAACCGCCAATGATgagttataatattttgtttagcTTGACCAGACCTATAACCTCTCATCAGATCCATATTGTTTGGGTTTTCCTTGTATGTCGCCAGTAATGATACATTATTGAACGGTTCTATAAATAGCAATTGTTTATTGTAAGCAgcctattatttaaataacttctATTATGTCTTCAAAGATGATCTGGTAAATACTTACCTATCTGCAGACCAAATGGATCTTTTTGtgacatatttattaaaaaaaaaacagcatgTATTCGTCTGTCTTATAAAGAGCGAATTGACATTATTATGCAATTTGCAtagatgcttcgcatcatgagtcgtgcaatagTATTAGTGACAGGTATTTTTTAGAGTTATACTGTGTAAAGTAAAGTGATTATAGTTGAgacaattttacaattaagttATGTTACTTCTAAATTAATGACTGTTAAATGTACATACATAAGGACTATCATTTACTCGGCCTAGAAACGGTCAGTATTATCAACCGCAAATGGTGAGTAATAACATCATGCCTAACTTGACCAGACGTCAATAAAACCTCTTATCAGTTCCATATGTTTGGGTCTTTTGTGTGTCACCATTAATGATTAATCGTTAAACGGTTATATGCATAGCaatgtatattgataatagtaattttcagctcggctttttaaaaaaaatgtctatgTCCGAGTATCAAGTCGCTGTCAGTAGAACTGTTAAACCTTTAATGCTTGACTTTGAAACCTACTTTATTTTTAGGCGGGTCGTTGTGGAACTAGAGTAAGCGCGTAGCACCCGTGACAGGGCCAATGTTACCATACACAAAGTAGGGTTAAAATAGCTGGAGAAGGACACTGTAACGCTACTATTCTCACATTGCATGAATACGAATACGCGATGCTTTTTAATTCGCGCTTTTCATACTCGACATGCACCAAGATGCTTAGAAACTTCGAAATGCTAAAGAGATAATATCAGAGTCTGGTGAACGTACATTAGTTGGGGGTTAGAGATCACGAGGATATCataaaaaagattaatttaagatatggacgttaattattaatacttacaAGTTTTGTTTGTTGGAGTCAAGCAATGTGATCGTACCTGAAAAACAATGAAATTGGTCATATT includes:
- the LOC103572795 gene encoding uncharacterized protein LOC103572795 isoform X1; translation: MTTLNEHQWHVFLEDYPLFRCYATRQNKTLPVDYEVRSHCLTPTNKTCTKAQPINSTRDGEDSGTDHKIPLTDTANITSAKNSTITRKELNSTTTQPERNNETSARIKTIASTKDENITDQSKFNTSTNSNLNTTIHRKDAVVSTTEKVYVPNNASTAELNATSTIQPKEVNATTSSAIDIKKPAFPYWIILILTFGIVMVGTIIYFVFRTMRKPGQSERAVTFNAVGSRNNSSYE
- the LOC103572795 gene encoding uncharacterized protein LOC103572795 isoform X2; amino-acid sequence: MSQITLIILILAIGFSCTKAQPINSTRDGEDSGTDHKIPLTDTANITSAKNSTITRKELNSTTTQPERNNETSARIKTIASTKDENITDQSKFNTSTNSNLNTTIHRKDAVVSTTEKVYVPNNASTAELNATSTIQPKEVNATTSSAIDIKKPAFPYWIILILTFGIVMVGTIIYFVFRTMRKPGQSERAVTFNAVGSRNNSSYE